GGCCAAAAAAAATGCCAACTACATAAACTAACTAGACATTTGGCTTTAAGAGTGCAAAAAGAGGTTGGCTCTATAAAGTTTCAATATATGGTTATCTATAGAGTCAAGCTGGACCTGTAACAGAAAAATGCTACCTAAGTTGCACGGACTCTTCACTTTCGATGCTACACccgtgtcggattctccaaaaatacactacttCTGGAAAACCAGACACGCACCCGTTGACACTTTTgaagagtccaagcaacatagcATGCTACCAATCCATTCAGAAGCTGTCAAATTCCTTGGACTCAAATGAGGTTTATACATAATGCATAGATATACTTGGAGACTGAATACTTACCAGAAACAGGTTGAAGTGCTGCAAAGGATACAAGCTCAGCGAGAGGTGGAATGAAGCTGCTGTCACAATCCAGAACAGGTGTATTCTCAGACCATCTCAAAGAGTTTGCAGTTAAAGTTTGCAACAAAGCTTCCTGAGGAGCCTGAAGAAACATATGCTAATTAAGTGCAATGCTTCCCGAAGATGAATAGACTGACACAAAGAGAGAAGGGAGAAAGGAGAACCTTCAACTTTATTTCCAAGTTATTCAAACTACGGAGAGCTTCTTTTATCTCCAAAACTTTGGAGCATAGTTCTATATCACTGTGTGGAACGTTGTCCAGCAATGGTATGACTGCACCTGTCAAGTACGGTTCTGCCTACAAATTATATCAAAGTGAAGGCATGATTGGATATTCTGATTGTGAGCATAAGAGTGTCTATAGTGCTTAAGTCAATATTCATGGCAAATGATTGCTGACAGAAACAGGAAGTAAGATTCTATACTACTTGTAAGCCCCTATGCCATTAAAATAACTTACTCGGTTGGCGTAACTACCTAGTAGTTATAAAAGCTCAAAAGACAAATGCCCCTCTTTTCCCATTAGTAATCTGAACATTGATAGGGGTAAATATGTCGTTACCTCACTCCATACCCTACTTTTTGGCATCTATTCTTACCTTGTTATCATCAAACTTTGCTTGAAAGATTTTCTTCCCAGACAATTTTTAGTATTTAACACTTAAATTtgcaaagaaaaaatattttgggaaGAAAGGGAGCACACATATAGAGCGCCACGACTATGGTTTCTTAAAACGCTACTGCCTAGAAGAAACATACGTTGGACATAACTGGTGAAGACTAAAGGCACTTTTATCTGTAGAAGGCACTAGTCCAACTCCATTCACAGGTGTTCAAAGTGTTAAATTGGTACAGTAAAGTTCAGTACTTATAATTGTCAatacaaaaagagtgatttagTAGAAAGTCATTATTCCAACTCCTTTGAAGTGGTTAAAGTGATTCTGTCTACCACCAGATTCTCTAGATAGAAAAATGTGTCAGCAGCCCTATAGGAGAGTTACCTGTTGAAATTTCAGAATTTTGACACGGCCTATACCCCTAATAGAGACCAATGCACCAATCTTCAATTGCTTAACCTGCCCAACATAGTGAAGATCTCATATATGGtaagttcaatttttttatagcAGCAAAGCAAGTAAACTCACTTTTTCTATTGTAACCAAGCAACCGTATCTGGCAGCAAAAGATGCTTCTCCTGATGTATCATTGATGGCAATAGGATCTAGAACAAAGTGCACAAAgaacttcttcttcttaaaaagagACTGCAGCAATGAGCATGAGGAAAAAATAATGTGGTTAAGGTAGAATGTTTTGATAGTCACTACTCATCAAAAATGATAATGTTGATGAGAATATTCGATTGATTGCTATTTGCTTCTCTTCCCAAGTTTCACATTTTGTACCAATAACTCTCTCTATGCAAAGATAGTTTCTAAAGAAGAAAGCTCACAGGTGTTTTAATGTAAATGAGTTATTGGTGTATATACACAGATTTGAGGGTTAAGTTGGAAATTAGTAAGCCCTTAAGCTTAGGTTGTTCATCATAAGATATGAAGACGAAAAAGTTCATATGTTGTACCTCCTCTAAGAGTGCCAAGTATCTTGCTTCATACAAATGTAGTGTCTTTGTCTCTGAAGGAACCAATACCTGCACAACAAATTAGAGTCACTGTCTTTAGCTTGAGCTTGCAAACTTGACCACGAGAAtgcaaaatctgaaaaatttaCTTAgagaaaatgaaaggaaagaatGAAGTAGGGTTGTAGACCTGGTCAATAGGGAAAGGAAGAAGCGGAAGCTCTGAGGAGGAACCACAAGTCACAAAACGGCGACGTTTCTTATCGAATTTGTGAACAGAATGATGAAATGAGAGAGAAGAGAAGCTAAACAAAATGGGGGTGGAGGTGGCGGGAAGCAATTGTCTTTTACTTGTGCAGAGCAAAGGATCAAATGCTGATGGCTGACCAAAGGATAAGCTAACATTCATTATCACTGCCTTTGCACTCCGGTCTGTTCAAAATGAAGCATCAACAACCCTTATACCTTTCTTACTAAGGACCCATTTGGATTGCCTTATTCAACTAGTTTCTGtttttaagctttacttattttatttttaaaaaatattttaacaactTTTTTGTAGACTgaaaaagtataaaaataaattaaaagtcaAAAGTTGGATATTACCAacttatagtttttttttgctTATAAGCAATTTGAAAAAACTCAATATAAATACACAGGTAGTCTAATTTTTAAGTAGTATTTACCTCATAAATACGAAAATTTTACAAGTTgtaaaaactattaaaattatcctaatttttatataatcttATTAAATGAGCAAATCAATTCATAAACAAGACATTAAAATATCCTAAGACATCGTATTGAAAACACACATATCTTGGTGTTcctaatataaataatatgtgCGTttacaaactttcaaatacacataattttataaagatcgACTAGTCAAAAATAGTAGttagttatttttaatatattcttTTCAAATGACATGGACAATCTTTTCACGccaaatatgtaaaaatattttataaaattcaaaaggatttttttttttacaaaatataaatttattggTCAAGTTTCAcattttaaaaatctaaatcatgatttgagaTCCCTTTTTTGGgggaatttaaaatttaaaatcactATCCCAAATCGTATGTCCAAAAGCTAATTTGAAATTATAAATTCTTTGTATACTTATTGTTTTACACTATTAGTTCGTCCACTATATGATAacaaaagataatatatatatatatatatatatatatatatatatattatttttccatACGTTCATTACACGTATACGTGGAATGTTACTATGTTGGGAATAAGTTGTTGGCCAACCGTACATCTCTGAGATATGTTCCACGAATGAACAATTAGCTCATATTCTTACAAAAGCATTGAGAAGGTCACAATATGAATATCTACTTGGCAAATTGGTTATTCAGGATCCTCATGCTCCAACTTGAGGAGTATGGGGGAGGGTTACTAATGTATTTATGGTAAGTatgtaattataataattaggagaaaaattattattgcaATGCCAATGGGATAGAGAAGAGAGTATTATAGTTCTATTTGGATAAGAAAGTCAAACATAGGTTACAAACGGAGGTTattgtaatcatttacaatttattaaatataaatttgtagaatggttcaatttatattaaattcaagatatattagtccaaataaatattttggattaataaaattgggtcgattatttaagcccaataaatgtggatttaattaaaaacctaaatctattgatttgggctataaagatgactccactttgttaagcccaatatcatctcatcctagaggtccaaaatcatgccacatgtcaaagttaggtggcaatccaagtcaaattaaataagccactagaattatgtcatgtgccaaagttaggtggcaatccaagtcaaattaaataagccactaaaatcatgccacatgtcaaagttaggtggcaatccaggtcaaattaaataagccactaaaatcatgccacatgtcagagttatgtggcaatctaagtcaaattaaatgagccactaaaataatgccacgtgtccatgtgacatgttctgaccaatcaaattaaaactcttcaacaaagaaatctgattggtcagttcaaaccaaccaatcaaatcacaccctcataccactccctacaactataaataggggtcctcattattctgagagGGAGGGTTTTtgggaagaacaagaagcaagaagagagctcgtggatcaaagaccgcaaattctctacaaagctacaaagttcaagcaatcaaattcaagttcaagattaagaacgaagaagaagatcaagatcaagttacttgttcatctttactgttcgtcataaccatacaagtgttcgtgacgaatatttcaaatccaaattcgaagacgaagattcaagatcaagctattcaagcccttgactctaaatcaaaatcaaattcaagttcaacgtgtttcatattatttgaagaatcagaggattattatagagattgtaaccgcatcatattttgaaatcaaatattacactttgttactccaattttccggtcttgattatttatttttctcggctcaaaaatttgttgtttacaaattttggcacgcccagtgggaccatctctacctctcatctcttcacatcgatcatcaaacttcaagaacacttaaatggcatctacgaagtttgactccaggactattattgctaaggctactgattccaagttttcctctgaggtggagaacatactggatgctactatgggaagtttgggacccatcactaggaacaaagcaaacttgctaggacaacaagcacttcaagtgccgtccgcatcagttcctatttttgatcttccatcttcaaagggggcaagattctttccgaatgaattggaagaaggagagaatatagctgatattgttgaaaagacgttggctcgacttagtccttttaacacgaggaattgcactattcaagatgaagatgatgtcttgatcactagatctgcctcagtcactccacgtaacttgtttcagacagatttcagtttgagggaaaatccatgctttgctccatcatccataacagccatccaagcgatgatgactaacacctcaactgttgaagaacaactggcgagtttgacgaaggcaattgaaggtctaacaaaatatgtgcaagattaggataatcgaattgtcaagttgacgGACAAAGTTGAGAATGTCATGGagggggactcaagtcatgcacctggaaaacgtccgatgatacaagaaaagggagattcagttacaaagcaaataaatgtgggtgatgagctgcaagtatttgctgaaggaggaattcccattcatcaactgaaggacttcattatgggaactatcaaagataagtatgacgtgtcttcaaagtcatcattcacatatgcaaagccatacacttcaagaatcgatgttttgaagatgcctgcaggttatcaacctccaaaatttcaacaatttgatggaaagggaaatccaaaacaacacattgcccattttgttgaaacctgcaataacgctggaacatatggagattatctaGTCAAGCAGTTTGTGcgctccttacaaggaaatgcttttgactggtatacggatctcgaggcaggctctattgatagttgggaacaacttgagcatgaatttcttaatcgcttctatagcacaaggcgtactgtgagcatggttgaactcacaaatacacgtcaatgggaagatgaacccgtcattgagttcatcaaccgatggagaaatgcaagcctcaattgtaaggataggcttagtgaaacttccgaaatagaaatgtg
This region of Solanum dulcamara chromosome 9, daSolDulc1.2, whole genome shotgun sequence genomic DNA includes:
- the LOC129904161 gene encoding uncharacterized protein LOC129904161, whose product is MNVSLSFGQPSAFDPLLCTSKRQLLPATSTPILFSFSSLSFHHSVHKFDKKRRRFVTCGSSSELPLLPFPIDQVLVPSETKTLHLYEARYLALLEESLFKKKKFFVHFVLDPIAINDTSGEASFAARYGCLVTIEKVKQLKIGALVSIRGIGRVKILKFQQAEPYLTGAVIPLLDNVPHSDIELCSKVLEIKEALRSLNNLEIKLKAPQEALLQTLTANSLRWSENTPVLDCDSSFIPPLAELVSFAALQPVSGSSESELLKLQKKKLRAMDIKDTLERLKDSIGYVQDNISLVAAKLAIQSLDSRL